The proteins below are encoded in one region of Shewanella algae:
- the adk gene encoding adenylate kinase, translating to MRIILLGAPGAGKGTQAQFIMEKYGIPQISTGDMLRAAVKAGTPLGLEAKKVMDAGQLVSDELIIGLVKERITQDDCAKGFLLDGFPRTIPQADAMVANGIHVDHVIEIDVPDEEIVKRMSGRRVHPGSGRVYHVVFNPPKEEGKDDVTGEELVIRPDDEESTVRKRLGIYHEQTKPLVDYYGAMAAKGDTKYSKFDGTQSVASVSEAIVKALG from the coding sequence ATGCGCATTATCCTATTGGGCGCCCCTGGTGCCGGTAAAGGTACCCAGGCTCAGTTCATCATGGAAAAGTATGGCATTCCACAGATCTCAACCGGCGATATGCTGCGTGCTGCCGTCAAGGCCGGTACGCCTTTGGGACTGGAAGCCAAGAAGGTGATGGACGCCGGACAATTGGTTTCAGATGAGCTGATCATAGGTCTGGTCAAAGAGCGCATTACTCAGGACGATTGCGCCAAGGGTTTCCTGCTGGACGGTTTCCCGCGCACCATTCCACAGGCTGATGCCATGGTGGCCAACGGTATCCATGTCGATCATGTGATTGAGATCGATGTGCCGGACGAAGAAATCGTCAAGCGTATGAGCGGTCGTCGGGTGCACCCTGGTTCTGGCCGGGTTTACCATGTAGTCTTCAATCCGCCTAAAGAAGAAGGCAAGGATGACGTCACTGGTGAAGAGCTGGTTATCCGTCCCGATGATGAAGAGAGCACAGTACGTAAGCGCCTTGGCATCTACCACGAACAAACCAAACCTTTGGTGGATTACTATGGTGCCATGGCTGCCAAGGGTGATACCAAGTACAGCAAGTTCGATGGTACCCAGAGCGTTGCTTCCGTCAGCGAAGCCATTGTGAAGGCACTGGGCTGA